Proteins encoded in a region of the Sphingomonas sp. HMP9 genome:
- a CDS encoding glycosyl hydrolase family 28-related protein — protein sequence MKLTLAIALLGTTAPALAAPRSASPSQSSSQSSSQSSSQSAFVIAPADPRAVTVRGRGDGRADDTAAIQAAIDRAASANGGEGIVFLPAGRYRISRTIFVWPGVRVFGIGKTRPTITLGDATPGFQAGVANMLFFTGSRADSRSAPPKVPVPPRTSVPFDTTIADANSGTFYSALSNVDFEIGDGNPAATAVRFHLAQHAYLSHVDFHIGSGLAGVYQVGNVGQDLRFFGGRYGILSEKTSPAWQYTLLDSSFEGQRDAAIREHEAGLTLLNTSIRNVPVGIEIDRGYGDWLWGRDVRFENVSDAAIVISNEDNVYTQIGFQNAVANAVPIFARFRDSGKTVAGQGARYRVKAFTYGLTLPGLGATGKYETRVDAAPISAMPKRISPAIRSLPPVAQWFDVRSTGAKGDDATDDTVAIQRAIDAHRVVYFPTGFYRVSDTLTLRPDTVLIGLHPDMTQIVLADDTPAFRGMGPVKGLIESAKGGAAIVSGIGLTTGGINPRATALLWKAGADSLVDDVRFHGGHGTSRADGSRIDPYNANHTGDADPRKLWDGQYASLSVTDGGGGTFSNLWTPNTFAAAGLHVSNTSTPGHVYEMSAEHHARAEIVLDGVKNWEFLAPQTEEEAGESRNAVSLEVRNSSNILFANYHAYRVTRSLQPAPSAVRIYNSDDIRFRNVHVNGESGLAFCDADGCGTDLRASKFPYENAVQDMTSGQEVREREFAVLDVKRRATPIATATATGPVVRKLEDGFYSIAGAAVDAKGKLYFVEHDTHRIYGWTAGDGLSVAADAPVAPVNLAVDRSGTLMVLSSDGAAGTVYSIKPGDPDSIAVIASTPVAAHRDSGVVVPGNFWVNGEFNDQIDSATYRFTTLGEMFVRDMAVPKPREYVSPDGSLVLPAYRTVQQGPPNHLGWRFSDALDTYGFVKTKIGERVFVSNGSEAKTYSGVVGAGGSVTDLKPFANRGGESVAVGPDGRVYIANGQVFVHDADGRETARIDVPARPLQLIFGGTTGRTLFILTHHALYAVET from the coding sequence GTGAAACTGACACTAGCGATCGCTCTTCTCGGGACGACCGCCCCGGCACTGGCAGCACCGCGTTCGGCCTCGCCCTCCCAGTCTTCGTCGCAATCTTCGTCCCAGTCTTCGTCCCAGTCCGCGTTCGTCATCGCGCCGGCGGATCCGCGTGCGGTAACGGTACGAGGGCGCGGGGACGGTCGCGCCGACGATACCGCTGCGATCCAGGCCGCGATCGATCGCGCGGCAAGCGCGAACGGCGGCGAGGGCATCGTCTTCCTGCCAGCCGGCCGCTACCGCATCTCGCGGACGATCTTCGTCTGGCCTGGCGTGCGCGTGTTCGGGATCGGCAAGACGCGACCCACCATAACGCTGGGCGACGCGACCCCCGGTTTCCAGGCCGGGGTGGCGAACATGCTGTTCTTCACCGGCTCGCGTGCCGACAGTCGCAGCGCACCGCCAAAGGTCCCGGTGCCGCCGCGGACCAGCGTACCGTTCGACACCACCATCGCCGATGCCAATTCTGGGACGTTCTATTCGGCACTCAGCAACGTCGATTTCGAGATCGGCGACGGTAACCCAGCTGCCACTGCGGTCCGGTTCCACTTGGCGCAGCACGCGTATCTCAGCCATGTCGACTTCCATATCGGTTCGGGGCTGGCGGGCGTCTATCAGGTCGGCAATGTCGGGCAGGATCTGCGCTTCTTCGGCGGGCGGTACGGCATCCTCAGCGAGAAGACCTCGCCCGCATGGCAATATACGTTGCTGGATTCGTCCTTCGAAGGCCAGCGCGACGCCGCGATCCGCGAGCATGAGGCCGGGCTGACGCTCCTCAACACCAGCATTCGCAACGTGCCCGTCGGGATCGAGATCGACCGCGGTTATGGCGACTGGCTATGGGGCCGCGATGTCCGGTTCGAGAACGTCTCGGATGCCGCTATCGTCATCAGCAACGAGGACAACGTCTACACGCAGATCGGTTTCCAGAACGCCGTGGCCAACGCCGTGCCGATCTTCGCGCGGTTCCGCGACAGCGGGAAGACCGTGGCCGGTCAGGGGGCGAGATACCGGGTCAAGGCGTTTACCTACGGCCTGACGCTGCCGGGTCTCGGTGCGACCGGAAAGTACGAGACGCGCGTCGACGCCGCGCCGATATCCGCGATGCCCAAGCGTATATCGCCTGCGATCCGGTCGTTGCCGCCCGTCGCGCAATGGTTCGACGTCCGGAGCACGGGTGCGAAGGGTGACGACGCGACCGACGATACCGTCGCGATCCAGCGCGCGATCGACGCGCACCGCGTGGTCTATTTCCCGACCGGCTTCTACCGCGTTTCCGACACGCTGACGCTGCGGCCCGACACGGTGCTAATAGGCCTGCATCCGGACATGACCCAGATCGTGCTTGCCGACGACACGCCCGCCTTTCGCGGCATGGGTCCTGTCAAAGGCCTTATCGAAAGCGCCAAGGGTGGCGCCGCGATCGTCTCCGGCATCGGCCTGACGACCGGCGGCATCAATCCGCGCGCGACCGCGTTGCTATGGAAGGCCGGCGCGGACTCGCTGGTCGACGACGTCCGCTTCCACGGCGGCCATGGCACAAGTCGCGCCGACGGCAGCCGGATCGACCCGTACAACGCAAACCACACCGGCGACGCCGATCCGCGCAAGCTTTGGGACGGGCAATATGCGAGCCTCTCGGTCACCGATGGCGGCGGCGGCACGTTCAGCAACCTGTGGACCCCCAACACCTTCGCTGCCGCCGGCCTCCACGTCTCGAACACCAGCACGCCGGGCCATGTGTATGAGATGTCCGCGGAGCATCACGCGCGCGCCGAGATCGTTCTGGACGGCGTGAAGAACTGGGAGTTCCTCGCGCCGCAGACCGAGGAAGAGGCGGGAGAAAGCCGCAACGCGGTGTCGCTCGAGGTCCGCAATTCGAGCAACATCCTGTTCGCCAACTATCACGCCTACCGCGTCACGCGGTCGCTCCAGCCTGCGCCCTCGGCGGTACGGATCTACAATTCGGACGATATCCGCTTTCGCAACGTGCACGTGAACGGCGAGAGCGGGCTGGCGTTTTGCGATGCGGACGGCTGCGGCACCGATCTCCGCGCGAGCAAATTCCCGTACGAGAACGCGGTCCAGGACATGACCAGCGGGCAGGAGGTCCGCGAGCGCGAGTTTGCGGTGCTGGACGTGAAGCGCCGCGCTACGCCGATCGCCACCGCCACCGCTACCGGTCCGGTCGTTCGCAAGCTGGAAGACGGGTTCTACTCGATTGCAGGCGCTGCGGTAGACGCTAAGGGCAAGCTCTACTTCGTCGAGCACGATACGCATCGTATCTACGGCTGGACGGCGGGCGATGGGCTGTCTGTCGCTGCGGACGCGCCCGTCGCGCCGGTCAATCTCGCGGTCGATCGCTCGGGTACCCTCATGGTGCTATCGTCCGATGGCGCGGCGGGGACGGTCTACAGCATCAAGCCGGGCGACCCCGACAGCATCGCCGTGATCGCTTCCACGCCGGTCGCCGCGCACCGCGATTCTGGGGTGGTGGTGCCGGGGAATTTCTGGGTCAATGGCGAGTTCAATGACCAGATCGATTCGGCGACGTACCGGTTCACGACGCTGGGCGAGATGTTCGTGCGCGACATGGCCGTGCCGAAGCCCCGCGAGTATGTCTCGCCCGACGGGTCGCTGGTGCTGCCCGCCTATCGCACCGTCCAGCAGGGGCCACCCAACCATCTCGGCTGGCGCTTTTCGGACGCCCTCGACACCTATGGCTTCGTGAAGACCAAAATCGGTGAGCGCGTGTTCGTGAGCAACGGCTCCGAAGCCAAGACCTATAGCGGGGTGGTCGGCGCAGGCGGCAGCGTCACCGACCTGAAGCCGTTCGCCAACCGCGGCGGCGAAAGCGTCGCGGTCGGACCGGACGGCCGCGTCTATATCGCCAACGGCCAGGTGTTCGTGCACGACGCCGACGGCCGCGAGACGGCACGGATCGACGTTCCCGCGCGCCCGCTGCAACTGATCTTCGGCGGCACGACCGGACGCACCCTGTTCATCCTGACGCACCACGCGCTCTACGCGGTCGAAACCTGA
- a CDS encoding gluconokinase — MPPSPEPTRNPSNDAPRVAVPPYAVIVMGVSGSGKSTLGAALARHLHCDFLEGDSFHSAESVAKMRSGQPLDDQDRWPWLDRIAAGLGDAARTDGAAVAACSALKRAYRDRLAEAVGMPLLFVFLDTKDSGELARRLVHRTDHYMPATLLASQLETLEELGPDERAITLDAEDAPDRLAAEARAWIGHEMADAADAPEHARRRS; from the coding sequence GTGCCTCCTTCCCCCGAACCCACCCGAAATCCGTCCAACGACGCGCCGCGCGTTGCCGTCCCGCCCTATGCGGTCATCGTGATGGGCGTTAGTGGCAGCGGGAAGTCGACGCTGGGGGCCGCGCTTGCGCGACACCTTCACTGCGATTTCCTCGAAGGCGATTCCTTCCATAGCGCCGAGAGCGTCGCGAAGATGCGGTCGGGCCAGCCGCTCGACGATCAGGATCGCTGGCCCTGGCTCGACCGGATCGCGGCAGGGTTGGGCGATGCGGCCCGGACGGATGGCGCCGCCGTTGCCGCATGTTCGGCGTTAAAACGCGCCTATCGCGATCGCCTGGCGGAGGCGGTCGGCATGCCGTTGCTGTTCGTGTTCCTCGATACGAAGGACAGCGGAGAACTCGCGAGACGGCTGGTCCACCGCACGGACCATTACATGCCAGCCACCCTGCTCGCGAGCCAGCTCGAGACCTTGGAAGAACTCGGTCCCGACGAGCGCGCCATAACGCTCGATGCGGAGGATGCACCCGATCGGCTCGCCGCCGAAGCGCGTGCGTGGATCGGACACGAGATGGCCGACGCTGCCGATGCACCGGAACACGCACGACGAAGGTCGTAA
- a CDS encoding alpha/beta hydrolase, whose protein sequence is MSRRGAFALMLVAAPAAAQQAPIVMLWPNGAPGSEARRTEAETVKDSYVSNVHAPSLTIYRPAPSHANGAAVIVAPGGGHRMLVWINEGEVPAKTLNRYGITTFVLKYRLARDPGSPYEIERDAAADLRRAIRWVRSHASDYAIDPARIGVMGFSAGGELVSLVTDNPPPTQPPADAIDRVSARPDFQILVYPGPLGTPARAPAGAPPAFLVAGSLDQCCATSAMTLYSQLRSAGVSAELHLYADTDHAFNLGTRSERISIQHWPDRLADWLADGGWLIPRGSRKIPPVARKEP, encoded by the coding sequence ATGTCACGACGCGGTGCTTTCGCCCTGATGCTGGTCGCAGCGCCCGCCGCCGCGCAACAGGCGCCGATAGTCATGCTCTGGCCCAACGGCGCGCCTGGGTCCGAAGCCCGCCGGACCGAAGCCGAGACGGTGAAGGACAGCTATGTCAGCAACGTCCACGCCCCATCGCTGACGATCTACCGCCCCGCCCCGAGCCATGCCAACGGTGCCGCAGTGATCGTGGCGCCCGGTGGCGGTCACCGCATGCTGGTATGGATCAACGAGGGCGAGGTGCCGGCAAAGACGCTCAACCGCTACGGCATCACGACGTTCGTGCTGAAATATCGCCTCGCGCGTGATCCCGGCTCGCCTTACGAAATCGAGCGCGACGCGGCAGCCGATCTGCGCCGCGCGATCCGGTGGGTCCGTTCGCACGCGAGCGACTATGCGATCGATCCTGCCCGGATCGGCGTGATGGGCTTTTCGGCAGGCGGCGAACTCGTGTCTCTGGTCACGGACAACCCACCGCCGACCCAGCCGCCGGCGGATGCGATCGACCGCGTGAGCGCACGTCCGGACTTCCAGATCCTGGTCTATCCGGGGCCGCTCGGGACGCCGGCCAGGGCTCCCGCAGGGGCACCGCCCGCGTTTCTTGTTGCAGGGTCGCTCGACCAGTGCTGCGCGACATCGGCGATGACGCTCTATTCGCAACTTCGCAGCGCGGGCGTTTCGGCCGAGCTGCACCTCTACGCCGATACCGATCACGCGTTCAATCTCGGCACGCGATCGGAGCGCATCTCGATCCAACATTGGCCCGATCGGCTCGCGGACTGGCTCGCCGATGGGGGCTGGCTCATCCCGCGTGGATCGAGGAAGATCCCCCCAGTCGCTCGAAAGGAACCCTGA
- a CDS encoding Gfo/Idh/MocA family protein, translated as MEFGRRDLLVAAATLAATSSGVACAAPDRKLGYAVVGLGYYGLQTILPQFANCAHSRVTALVSGDRTKALATAAKYGVPERSIYTYADFDRIRDNPDVDIVYVCLPNSMHAEYTIRAAKAGKHVMCEKPMAISVAECEAMIRACKTAGKKLMIGYRCHFEPFNLEAMRLAKSGAAGKIRYVRSEHGFVQGDPNKWRLKRALSGGGSLMDMGIYSLQAARYMTGEEPIAVTARESTDRRDPRFREVEDMIEWTLEFPSGAIAGCQSMYSANQNHILLMGDKGRIELEPATRYDGNHMWTGRDGRETAITSPPPGPGKTQFAGQLDHLAECILDGREPIVSGEEGLRDMRIVEAIYRSVREGRTVKL; from the coding sequence ATGGAATTTGGCAGGCGTGATCTCCTGGTCGCCGCGGCGACGCTGGCCGCCACGTCGAGCGGCGTGGCCTGCGCGGCGCCCGATCGAAAGCTTGGCTATGCGGTCGTCGGTCTCGGCTATTACGGGTTGCAGACGATCCTGCCCCAGTTCGCCAATTGCGCGCATTCGCGCGTGACCGCGCTGGTCAGCGGCGACCGGACCAAGGCGCTAGCGACCGCAGCCAAATACGGCGTGCCCGAGCGTTCGATCTATACCTACGCCGATTTCGACCGCATCCGCGACAATCCCGACGTCGACATCGTCTATGTCTGCCTGCCCAATTCGATGCATGCCGAATACACCATCCGCGCCGCCAAGGCCGGCAAGCACGTGATGTGCGAGAAGCCGATGGCGATCTCGGTCGCCGAATGCGAGGCGATGATCCGCGCGTGCAAGACTGCGGGCAAGAAGCTGATGATCGGCTATCGCTGCCATTTCGAGCCATTCAACCTGGAGGCGATGCGGCTGGCCAAATCCGGTGCGGCGGGCAAGATCCGCTACGTCCGTTCGGAACACGGTTTCGTCCAGGGGGATCCGAACAAATGGCGGCTGAAGCGCGCGCTGTCGGGCGGCGGCTCGCTGATGGACATGGGCATCTACAGCCTGCAGGCCGCGCGCTACATGACCGGCGAGGAGCCGATCGCGGTCACCGCACGCGAATCCACCGACCGTCGCGATCCGCGCTTCCGCGAGGTCGAGGACATGATCGAATGGACGCTCGAATTCCCGTCGGGGGCAATCGCCGGCTGCCAGTCGATGTACAGCGCCAACCAAAACCATATCCTGCTGATGGGCGACAAGGGACGCATCGAGCTGGAGCCGGCGACGCGCTATGACGGTAACCATATGTGGACCGGCCGCGACGGTCGCGAGACCGCGATCACCAGCCCCCCGCCCGGCCCCGGCAAGACGCAGTTCGCGGGGCAGCTCGATCATCTGGCGGAGTGCATCCTCGATGGACGCGAACCGATCGTCTCCGGTGAAGAGGGACTGCGCGACATGCGGATCGTCGAGGCGATCTACCGGTCCGTGCGCGAAGGTCGGACGGTGAAGCTGTGA
- a CDS encoding cupin domain-containing protein: MRPLLALAVALVAASALPAQTANDPTSFAASAEIGPRIVALEKTMKPGQGFAYAPLVQADGTSAALEYWKAPGKPAVHPDEAEYATVMAGSGTLVSGGTLVAPKLRFPGLVEGDQIEGGTTRKLAVGDVFLIPAGVPHWFGIDGKLVLLGTKIRTSGQRKPNQ, translated from the coding sequence ATGCGGCCGTTGCTTGCCTTGGCCGTTGCGCTCGTTGCCGCCTCCGCCCTACCAGCGCAGACCGCGAACGACCCCACGAGCTTTGCTGCATCGGCGGAGATCGGCCCGCGGATCGTTGCGCTCGAAAAGACGATGAAGCCGGGGCAAGGGTTCGCCTACGCGCCGCTGGTTCAGGCCGACGGGACGAGCGCCGCGCTCGAATATTGGAAGGCACCGGGCAAGCCTGCGGTGCATCCGGACGAGGCCGAATACGCGACCGTGATGGCGGGTTCGGGGACGCTCGTGTCGGGCGGTACGCTGGTCGCGCCCAAGCTGCGCTTTCCAGGGCTGGTCGAAGGCGACCAGATCGAGGGTGGGACGACGCGGAAGCTCGCGGTCGGCGACGTCTTCCTGATCCCCGCGGGGGTGCCGCACTGGTTCGGCATCGATGGCAAGCTGGTCCTGCTTGGGACCAAGATCAGGACGTCAGGTCAGCGGAAGCCCAACCAGTAG
- a CDS encoding DUF979 domain-containing protein → MIGTGFIYAVASIMFAAFAILSATDRANPKRFGNAAFYAVLAMSFAFGNSIGDVGNGVLVLILVAIAGSGAVGRGGRATTTPDERRDEAARFGNRIFLPALIIPAAALGGTALFRAVPSLVDPKQATLVALTCGVLIALLVLQVWFRPRIATPLAEGVRLMDAIGWAAVLPQMLASLGAVFALAGVGDVVGSLAGHAIPEGSLIGAVLAYTLGMALFTMVMGNAFAAFPVMAAAIGIPLLVRHYGGDPAVVAAIGMLSGFCGTLMTPMAANFNLVPAALLELKNKNAVIRAQIPTALPLLAVNIGLLYWLGFR, encoded by the coding sequence GTGATCGGCACGGGCTTCATCTACGCCGTCGCAAGCATCATGTTCGCCGCGTTCGCGATCCTGAGTGCTACCGATCGTGCCAACCCGAAACGCTTCGGCAATGCGGCCTTCTACGCGGTGCTGGCGATGAGTTTCGCGTTCGGGAACAGCATCGGCGACGTCGGCAATGGCGTCCTGGTCCTCATTCTCGTCGCGATCGCCGGCTCGGGTGCGGTGGGCCGCGGGGGACGCGCCACTACCACGCCCGACGAACGACGCGACGAAGCCGCCCGGTTCGGTAACCGGATATTCCTGCCCGCGCTGATCATCCCCGCCGCGGCACTGGGCGGTACAGCGCTCTTCCGCGCGGTTCCGAGCCTCGTCGACCCGAAACAGGCAACGCTCGTCGCGCTGACCTGCGGCGTCCTGATCGCGCTGCTCGTCCTGCAGGTCTGGTTTCGCCCTCGCATCGCCACGCCGCTCGCGGAGGGTGTTCGGCTGATGGACGCGATCGGCTGGGCCGCCGTCCTTCCGCAGATGCTCGCCAGCCTTGGCGCCGTCTTCGCGCTCGCCGGCGTCGGCGACGTCGTCGGCAGCCTCGCCGGCCATGCGATCCCGGAGGGCAGCCTGATCGGCGCGGTCCTTGCCTATACGCTCGGCATGGCGCTGTTCACGATGGTCATGGGCAACGCATTCGCCGCGTTCCCGGTGATGGCCGCGGCGATCGGTATCCCGCTGCTCGTGCGCCATTATGGCGGCGACCCGGCGGTCGTGGCGGCGATCGGGATGCTCAGCGGGTTCTGCGGCACGCTGATGACGCCGATGGCGGCGAACTTCAACCTCGTCCCCGCCGCCTTGCTCGAGCTGAAGAACAAGAACGCCGTCATTCGCGCGCAGATACCGACCGCGCTGCCTCTTCTCGCCGTCAACATCGGCTTGCTCTACTGGTTGGGCTTCCGCTGA
- a CDS encoding DUF969 domain-containing protein, with protein sequence MLVLCGIAVIVAGFLLRFNPLLVVAVSALVTGLAAGITPLAILAAFGKAFNENRYVTVIYIVLPVIGMLERHGLQERARLAIGKLRGATVGRLLIGYLLFRQLTAALGLTSIAGPAQTVRPLVAPMAEAAAEAQGIAPGGDRIPAMAAATDNIGLFFGEDIFIAIGSILLMKGVLEGYGIVIQPLHLSIWAIPTAIAALLIHGFRLWLLDRRLARAR encoded by the coding sequence ATGCTGGTCTTGTGCGGCATCGCGGTGATCGTCGCGGGGTTCCTGCTCCGGTTCAATCCGCTGCTTGTCGTCGCGGTGTCCGCGCTCGTCACCGGCCTGGCCGCGGGGATCACACCGCTCGCGATCCTCGCTGCGTTCGGGAAAGCGTTTAACGAGAACCGTTACGTGACGGTGATCTACATCGTGCTGCCGGTGATCGGGATGCTGGAACGCCACGGGCTTCAGGAACGCGCAAGGCTCGCGATAGGCAAGCTCCGGGGCGCAACGGTGGGGCGGCTGCTGATCGGCTATCTGCTGTTTCGCCAGCTTACCGCAGCGCTCGGCCTGACCTCGATCGCCGGTCCGGCGCAGACAGTCCGCCCGCTGGTCGCGCCGATGGCAGAGGCCGCTGCCGAAGCGCAAGGCATCGCGCCTGGAGGCGACCGCATCCCGGCCATGGCTGCGGCAACCGATAATATCGGACTTTTCTTCGGCGAAGACATCTTCATCGCGATCGGTTCGATCCTGCTGATGAAGGGCGTGCTGGAGGGCTACGGCATCGTCATCCAGCCGCTTCACCTCTCGATATGGGCGATACCCACCGCGATCGCCGCGTTGCTGATCCACGGCTTCCGCCTCTGGTTGCTTGATCGCCGGCTGGCGCGGGCGCGGTGA
- the bla gene encoding subclass B3 metallo-beta-lactamase gives MASALAIAAGAPLLLGAADPPAWTRPQAPFAVAGPITYVGSEGIAAYLINTSAGAILIDGTLAENAGMIERNIAAAGVRLRDVKLILVTHAHADHAAGVAALKRATGARVIAGTRDVRALETGVPPGETNYGVIRFPPVPVDRGVRDGETVTLGTTTLTARATSGHTPGCTTWTMRIPARPRPLDVVFPCSVSVAGNRLIGNRAYPGIVADYRRSIAMLGTLHADIVLPSHPELADVIARGKRRAAGDMTAFVDPTLLPKIVAKAKVAFDTDLAKQSR, from the coding sequence TTGGCCAGTGCGCTGGCGATAGCCGCCGGCGCACCGCTCCTGCTCGGAGCGGCGGATCCGCCGGCCTGGACGCGCCCGCAGGCGCCGTTCGCCGTCGCCGGCCCGATCACCTATGTCGGTAGCGAAGGCATCGCGGCCTACCTCATCAACACCAGCGCCGGTGCCATCCTGATCGACGGCACGCTCGCCGAGAATGCCGGCATGATCGAGCGCAACATCGCCGCAGCGGGCGTCCGCCTGCGCGACGTGAAGCTGATCCTCGTTACCCACGCCCATGCCGATCATGCCGCCGGCGTAGCTGCGCTCAAGCGGGCGACCGGCGCGCGCGTCATCGCCGGCACGCGCGACGTCCGCGCCCTCGAAACCGGCGTGCCACCGGGCGAAACCAACTACGGCGTCATCCGCTTCCCGCCCGTCCCCGTCGATCGCGGGGTACGCGATGGCGAGACGGTAACCCTCGGCACCACCACGCTGACCGCGCGGGCAACATCCGGCCACACGCCCGGCTGCACGACCTGGACGATGCGGATCCCCGCCAGGCCGCGTCCGCTCGACGTCGTGTTCCCGTGCAGCGTCAGCGTCGCCGGCAATCGCCTGATCGGCAACCGCGCCTATCCCGGCATCGTCGCCGATTATCGCCGCAGCATCGCGATGCTCGGCACGCTGCACGCCGACATCGTCCTCCCGTCGCACCCCGAACTCGCCGACGTGATCGCCCGCGGCAAGCGCCGTGCGGCTGGGGACATGACCGCGTTTGTCGATCCGACCTTGCTCCCGAAGATCGTGGCGAAGGCCAAGGTCGCGTTCGACACCGATCTCGCCAAGCAGTCACGCTAA
- a CDS encoding IS256 family transposase, producing the protein MTDTTNVVQFRQPDDVDDPLTEVLRAGARRLLAQAVELEAEAFLAARDDLRLPDGRSRLVRHGHGPERQVQTGIGPVPVSRVKIRDRGGAEEGERVRFSSAILPRWARRTKSLDALLPVLYLRGVSTGDFQEALTALLGKDAPNLSPAVVGRLTAEWQVEYEHWQARDLSARRYVYVWADGVYLQARMEDHSECMLVLIGATPEGRKELVGFQVGVRESAQSWRELLVEVKRRGLAIAPEIAVGDGALGFWKALDEVWPSTRHQRCWVHKIANVLNKVPKSVQPAIKADLREIYSAPERAAAEKAIAVFVEKYSAKYTKAVECLTKDRERLLTFFDFPAEHWDHLRTSNPIESVFATVRHRTVRTKGALSPKTARLMVFKLVIAASRKWRRLKGENQLPKVVAGVTFRDGTEVVDGQSTRAA; encoded by the coding sequence ATGACCGATACTACCAACGTCGTTCAATTTCGCCAGCCCGATGATGTCGACGATCCGTTGACCGAGGTGCTGCGTGCCGGAGCTCGCCGGCTGCTTGCGCAGGCGGTGGAACTGGAGGCCGAGGCGTTCCTGGCGGCGCGAGACGACCTGCGACTACCCGATGGACGGTCGCGCCTGGTGCGCCACGGGCACGGGCCAGAGCGTCAGGTCCAGACCGGGATTGGCCCGGTGCCGGTGTCGCGCGTGAAGATCCGTGATCGCGGGGGGGCCGAGGAAGGGGAGCGTGTGCGCTTCTCGTCGGCAATCCTGCCGCGCTGGGCACGGCGGACCAAGAGCCTGGATGCGCTGCTGCCGGTGCTGTATCTGCGCGGGGTTTCGACCGGCGATTTTCAGGAGGCGCTCACGGCGCTCCTTGGCAAGGACGCGCCCAACCTTTCGCCGGCGGTGGTCGGTCGGCTCACCGCTGAATGGCAGGTCGAATACGAGCACTGGCAGGCGCGCGACCTATCGGCCCGCCGCTACGTGTATGTGTGGGCGGACGGCGTCTACCTGCAGGCGCGGATGGAGGATCATTCCGAGTGCATGCTGGTGCTGATCGGCGCCACGCCTGAGGGCAGGAAGGAACTGGTCGGCTTCCAGGTGGGCGTCCGTGAAAGCGCTCAGAGCTGGCGCGAGCTGCTCGTCGAGGTGAAACGGCGCGGCCTCGCAATCGCACCCGAGATCGCGGTGGGCGATGGCGCACTCGGCTTCTGGAAAGCGCTCGACGAAGTCTGGCCCAGCACGCGCCACCAGCGCTGCTGGGTGCACAAGATCGCCAACGTACTGAACAAGGTGCCCAAGTCGGTGCAGCCTGCAATAAAAGCTGACCTGCGCGAGATATATAGCGCGCCTGAGCGCGCAGCGGCGGAGAAGGCGATCGCCGTCTTTGTCGAGAAATATAGCGCGAAATACACCAAGGCCGTCGAATGCCTGACCAAGGATCGCGAGAGGCTGCTCACCTTCTTCGACTTCCCCGCCGAGCACTGGGACCATCTGCGGACGTCGAACCCGATCGAGAGCGTGTTCGCGACCGTGCGCCACAGGACGGTGCGTACCAAGGGCGCGCTGTCACCAAAGACGGCACGCCTCATGGTCTTCAAACTCGTCATCGCCGCGTCCAGGAAATGGCGCCGGCTGAAGGGCGAGAACCAGTTGCCCAAAGTCGTCGCTGGTGTCACATTCCGTGACGGCACCGAAGTCGTCGACGGCCAATCAACCCGCGCCGCCTGA
- a CDS encoding thermonuclease family protein, with amino-acid sequence MIAARRVLSPPAFILCAFAFSVMATPARADPCEGRLPSQPGQQFSGTVRYVGDGDGLCVGNSSDPNTWIEVRLADFDAPELHSPDGRLSKSLLERVAFGQNVTCEARRGRRGRVIVFDRVIAVCRVHGRSIGDLLRARHAPEGGN; translated from the coding sequence ATGATTGCGGCGCGCCGTGTGCTGAGCCCACCAGCGTTCATCCTCTGCGCCTTTGCCTTCTCGGTGATGGCGACGCCCGCCCGGGCGGACCCCTGCGAAGGTCGCCTGCCATCTCAGCCGGGGCAGCAGTTTTCGGGAACGGTCCGCTATGTCGGTGACGGCGACGGGCTGTGCGTTGGCAATTCCAGCGATCCAAACACCTGGATCGAAGTGCGCTTGGCGGACTTTGACGCGCCCGAACTTCACTCCCCTGATGGCCGCCTGTCCAAATCGCTCCTCGAGCGGGTTGCGTTCGGTCAGAATGTAACTTGCGAGGCGCGGCGCGGGCGGCGTGGCCGCGTGATCGTTTTCGACCGGGTGATCGCCGTCTGCCGCGTCCATGGCCGCTCGATCGGCGATCTACTCCGCGCGCGGCACGCGCCAGAAGGCGGCAACTGA